The Apibacter raozihei DNA segment TATTCGAAAAATTAAAGAAGGTAGTTATGTAAGAGATCAAACTATGGTAATTGATCATAAGAATAAAAAACTGACTTATACAGATAATAGAAATAATACTTCAAAAAATTATAATTTCACTGGACAAATTCATGATATGCTTTCCGCATTTTATTATTTGAGAAATATGGATACGGATAATTATAAAACCGGTGATTTTATTACTTTAGATATTTTTTTGGACAATGAAGTTTTAAATTTTAAACTAAAAATTCTGGGCAGGGAAAACATGAAAACCAGTTTTGGCACAGTTAAATGTTTAAAAATAAGACCTTATGTTTTATCTGGAAGAGTTTTTAAAGAAAAAGAAAGTGTTACCATGTGGGTAACTGACGATTCTAATCATGTTCCTGTACAAATTAAGGCAGAATTAGCTGTAGGTTCTCTTA contains these protein-coding regions:
- a CDS encoding DUF3108 domain-containing protein, translating into MKKKLSVFLVIIVSFFYISADSVSDSSQFKDGEYLRYRLHYGLLNAGYATLTTSETTFNGKPHYHVIGEGYSTGAVKVFFKVEDRYETYMDKSNLLSSKFIRKIKEGSYVRDQTMVIDHKNKKLTYTDNRNNTSKNYNFTGQIHDMLSAFYYLRNMDTDNYKTGDFITLDIFLDNEVLNFKLKILGRENMKTSFGTVKCLKIRPYVLSGRVFKEKESVTMWVTDDSNHVPVQIKAELAVGSLKADLSSYKNLQNPINFTKK